Proteins from one Peromyscus eremicus chromosome 8a, PerEre_H2_v1, whole genome shotgun sequence genomic window:
- the C8AH17orf58 gene encoding UPF0450 protein C17orf58 homolog isoform X4: MTARALWLLCLIIGWSPETPVAERKAPPPHRKPGARETPGPHAQPLPEFARRPRAADAGPRAWPEPRRRKPAPPADNRAGFRDAARAPAGLPGPRLTQAENRASSPEDSPRRARSRAPRPQGARAAGPAHPNRPRAAAQPSGSPRALSPEDAELETQSCARACSGDADEREAYCASEFAVNGIVHDVDVLGAGLRLVTLLVDPEGLYKMSRLYITPDGFFFRVHILALDSSSCHKPCPELKPGIETDPKDQLIHGVLYSAVGDLNAAAQLLLVTITPNPRFKD, encoded by the exons ATGACAGCTCGAGCCCTCTGGCTTCTCTGTTTGATCATCGGATGGTCCCCCGAAACCCCGGTGGCGGAGAGAAAAG CTCCTCCGCCGCACCGAAAGCCCGGGGCCCGGGAAACGCCGGGCCCGCACGCGCAGCCGCTGCCCGAGTTCGCGCGCCGGCCGCGAGCCGCGGACGCAGGGCCGCGCGCCTGGCCGGAGCCCCGGCGCCGGAAGCCCGCGCCACCAGCTGACAACCGCGCCGGCTTCCGGGATGCGGCGCGCGCGCCCGCAGGGCTCCCGGGCCCGCGCCTCACTCAGGCGGAGAACCGCGCGTCCTCGCCCGAGGACTCCCCGCGGCGCGCGCGCTCTCGGGCCCCGCGACCCCAGGGCGCGCGCGCCGCTGGCCCCGCCCACCCGAACCGGCCGCGCGCCGCCGCGCAGCCCTCTGGAAGCCCGCGGGCGCTGTCGCCCGAGGACGCCGAGCTGGAGACCCAGTCGTGCGCGCGCGCCTGCAGCGGGGACGCGGACGAGCGCGAGGCCTACTGCGCCAGCGAATTCG CCGTGAATGGAATCGTGCACGACGTGGACGTGCTGGGCGCGGGCCTGCGGCTGGTGACTCTACTGGTGGACCCCGAAGGGCTGTACAAGATGAGCCGCCTGTACATCACTCCCGACGGCTTTTTCTTCCGCGTGCATATACTAGCCCTGGACTCCTCCAGTTGCCATAAGCCGTGTCCAGAACTTAAACCTGGTATCGAAACTGACCCAAAAGACCAGCTCATACATG GTGTCCTTTATTCTGCTGTTGGGGACCTGAATGCTGCAGCCCAACTTCTGTTGGTTACCATAACCCCCAACCCCCGTTTCAAAGACTAG
- the C8AH17orf58 gene encoding UPF0450 protein C17orf58 homolog isoform X2 — MTARALWLLCLIIGWSPETPVAERKAPPPHRKPGARETPGPHAQPLPEFARRPRAADAGPRAWPEPRRRKPAPPADNRAGFRDAARAPAGLPGPRLTQAENRASSPEDSPRRARSRAPRPQGARAAGPAHPNRPRAAAQPSGSPRALSPEDAELETQSCARACSGDADEREAYCASEFAVNGIVHDVDVLGAGLRLVTLLVDPEGLYKMSRLYITPDGFFFRVHILALDSSSCHKPCPELKPGSRYIVMGHIYHKRRQLPTALLQVLRGRLRPGDGLLRGSSSYVKRFNRKREWQVRGATHTQCM; from the exons ATGACAGCTCGAGCCCTCTGGCTTCTCTGTTTGATCATCGGATGGTCCCCCGAAACCCCGGTGGCGGAGAGAAAAG CTCCTCCGCCGCACCGAAAGCCCGGGGCCCGGGAAACGCCGGGCCCGCACGCGCAGCCGCTGCCCGAGTTCGCGCGCCGGCCGCGAGCCGCGGACGCAGGGCCGCGCGCCTGGCCGGAGCCCCGGCGCCGGAAGCCCGCGCCACCAGCTGACAACCGCGCCGGCTTCCGGGATGCGGCGCGCGCGCCCGCAGGGCTCCCGGGCCCGCGCCTCACTCAGGCGGAGAACCGCGCGTCCTCGCCCGAGGACTCCCCGCGGCGCGCGCGCTCTCGGGCCCCGCGACCCCAGGGCGCGCGCGCCGCTGGCCCCGCCCACCCGAACCGGCCGCGCGCCGCCGCGCAGCCCTCTGGAAGCCCGCGGGCGCTGTCGCCCGAGGACGCCGAGCTGGAGACCCAGTCGTGCGCGCGCGCCTGCAGCGGGGACGCGGACGAGCGCGAGGCCTACTGCGCCAGCGAATTCG CCGTGAATGGAATCGTGCACGACGTGGACGTGCTGGGCGCGGGCCTGCGGCTGGTGACTCTACTGGTGGACCCCGAAGGGCTGTACAAGATGAGCCGCCTGTACATCACTCCCGACGGCTTTTTCTTCCGCGTGCATATACTAGCCCTGGACTCCTCCAGTTGCCATAAGCCGTGTCCAGAACTTAAACCTG GAAGCCGGTATATTGTGATGGGCCACATCTACCATAAGAGACGGCAGCTCCCTACTGCTCTGCTCCAGGTCCTGAGAGGGCGCCTGCGGCCAGGAGACGGACTGCTCAGGGGTAGCAGCAGCTACGTGAAAAGATTTAACCGAAAACGGGAGTGGCAAGTTCGAGGTGCCACCCACACCCAGTGCATGTGA
- the C8AH17orf58 gene encoding UPF0450 protein C17orf58 homolog isoform X1 codes for MTARALWLLCLIIGWSPETPVAERKAPPPHRKPGARETPGPHAQPLPEFARRPRAADAGPRAWPEPRRRKPAPPADNRAGFRDAARAPAGLPGPRLTQAENRASSPEDSPRRARSRAPRPQGARAAGPAHPNRPRAAAQPSGSPRALSPEDAELETQSCARACSGDADEREAYCASEFAAVNGIVHDVDVLGAGLRLVTLLVDPEGLYKMSRLYITPDGFFFRVHILALDSSSCHKPCPELKPGSRYIVMGHIYHKRRQLPTALLQVLRGRLRPGDGLLRGSSSYVKRFNRKREWQVRGATHTQCM; via the exons ATGACAGCTCGAGCCCTCTGGCTTCTCTGTTTGATCATCGGATGGTCCCCCGAAACCCCGGTGGCGGAGAGAAAAG CTCCTCCGCCGCACCGAAAGCCCGGGGCCCGGGAAACGCCGGGCCCGCACGCGCAGCCGCTGCCCGAGTTCGCGCGCCGGCCGCGAGCCGCGGACGCAGGGCCGCGCGCCTGGCCGGAGCCCCGGCGCCGGAAGCCCGCGCCACCAGCTGACAACCGCGCCGGCTTCCGGGATGCGGCGCGCGCGCCCGCAGGGCTCCCGGGCCCGCGCCTCACTCAGGCGGAGAACCGCGCGTCCTCGCCCGAGGACTCCCCGCGGCGCGCGCGCTCTCGGGCCCCGCGACCCCAGGGCGCGCGCGCCGCTGGCCCCGCCCACCCGAACCGGCCGCGCGCCGCCGCGCAGCCCTCTGGAAGCCCGCGGGCGCTGTCGCCCGAGGACGCCGAGCTGGAGACCCAGTCGTGCGCGCGCGCCTGCAGCGGGGACGCGGACGAGCGCGAGGCCTACTGCGCCAGCGAATTCG CAGCCGTGAATGGAATCGTGCACGACGTGGACGTGCTGGGCGCGGGCCTGCGGCTGGTGACTCTACTGGTGGACCCCGAAGGGCTGTACAAGATGAGCCGCCTGTACATCACTCCCGACGGCTTTTTCTTCCGCGTGCATATACTAGCCCTGGACTCCTCCAGTTGCCATAAGCCGTGTCCAGAACTTAAACCTG GAAGCCGGTATATTGTGATGGGCCACATCTACCATAAGAGACGGCAGCTCCCTACTGCTCTGCTCCAGGTCCTGAGAGGGCGCCTGCGGCCAGGAGACGGACTGCTCAGGGGTAGCAGCAGCTACGTGAAAAGATTTAACCGAAAACGGGAGTGGCAAGTTCGAGGTGCCACCCACACCCAGTGCATGTGA
- the C8AH17orf58 gene encoding UPF0450 protein C17orf58 homolog isoform X3 has product MTARALWLLCLIIGWSPETPVAERKAPPPHRKPGARETPGPHAQPLPEFARRPRAADAGPRAWPEPRRRKPAPPADNRAGFRDAARAPAGLPGPRLTQAENRASSPEDSPRRARSRAPRPQGARAAGPAHPNRPRAAAQPSGSPRALSPEDAELETQSCARACSGDADEREAYCASEFAAVNGIVHDVDVLGAGLRLVTLLVDPEGLYKMSRLYITPDGFFFRVHILALDSSSCHKPCPELKPGIETDPKDQLIHGVLYSAVGDLNAAAQLLLVTITPNPRFKD; this is encoded by the exons ATGACAGCTCGAGCCCTCTGGCTTCTCTGTTTGATCATCGGATGGTCCCCCGAAACCCCGGTGGCGGAGAGAAAAG CTCCTCCGCCGCACCGAAAGCCCGGGGCCCGGGAAACGCCGGGCCCGCACGCGCAGCCGCTGCCCGAGTTCGCGCGCCGGCCGCGAGCCGCGGACGCAGGGCCGCGCGCCTGGCCGGAGCCCCGGCGCCGGAAGCCCGCGCCACCAGCTGACAACCGCGCCGGCTTCCGGGATGCGGCGCGCGCGCCCGCAGGGCTCCCGGGCCCGCGCCTCACTCAGGCGGAGAACCGCGCGTCCTCGCCCGAGGACTCCCCGCGGCGCGCGCGCTCTCGGGCCCCGCGACCCCAGGGCGCGCGCGCCGCTGGCCCCGCCCACCCGAACCGGCCGCGCGCCGCCGCGCAGCCCTCTGGAAGCCCGCGGGCGCTGTCGCCCGAGGACGCCGAGCTGGAGACCCAGTCGTGCGCGCGCGCCTGCAGCGGGGACGCGGACGAGCGCGAGGCCTACTGCGCCAGCGAATTCG CAGCCGTGAATGGAATCGTGCACGACGTGGACGTGCTGGGCGCGGGCCTGCGGCTGGTGACTCTACTGGTGGACCCCGAAGGGCTGTACAAGATGAGCCGCCTGTACATCACTCCCGACGGCTTTTTCTTCCGCGTGCATATACTAGCCCTGGACTCCTCCAGTTGCCATAAGCCGTGTCCAGAACTTAAACCTGGTATCGAAACTGACCCAAAAGACCAGCTCATACATG GTGTCCTTTATTCTGCTGTTGGGGACCTGAATGCTGCAGCCCAACTTCTGTTGGTTACCATAACCCCCAACCCCCGTTTCAAAGACTAG